One Patescibacteria group bacterium genomic region harbors:
- a CDS encoding DUF4065 domain-containing protein yields the protein MANQYASFIKTLRKDRGLSQLEIADRLKISRASYIAVEQGKRDLAVPEAEKLAGLFGISVNELLCSSIPQYEKYKHMILAYLRGGVSNDGQVTKTKLAKLLYLADFAWYYDNLKSMSGMQYRRLQYGPVPDMYFRAVDELESEGRILINRKGEYILISESQESKREKLNELEKDEINLIGDIAGKWKDKKTQEIVNFTHNQLPYKICLPDEIIPYELITQEDPDHVY from the coding sequence ATGGCTAATCAATATGCCTCATTTATAAAAACCCTCAGGAAAGACAGGGGGCTTTCTCAGTTAGAGATAGCCGACCGCCTCAAAATTTCACGTGCGTCATATATTGCCGTCGAGCAGGGCAAGCGTGATTTAGCCGTACCTGAAGCAGAAAAGCTGGCGGGTCTGTTTGGTATTAGCGTTAATGAATTATTGTGTTCTTCCATCCCGCAATACGAAAAATACAAGCATATGATCCTCGCGTATTTGCGTGGGGGTGTGTCTAATGACGGGCAAGTTACCAAAACCAAATTGGCTAAATTGTTGTACTTAGCGGACTTTGCCTGGTACTACGATAATCTAAAAAGTATGAGCGGTATGCAGTACCGCCGTCTTCAATATGGCCCAGTGCCTGATATGTATTTCCGGGCTGTAGATGAATTGGAATCAGAAGGCAGAATATTGATTAATCGGAAGGGTGAATATATCTTAATATCCGAAAGCCAAGAATCAAAGCGAGAAAAACTTAATGAACTTGAAAAAGACGAGATTAATTTAATCGGCGATATTGCTGGCAAATGGAAAGACAAAAAAACGCAGGAGATTGTCAATTTTACGCATAACCAGCTACCATATAAAATTTGTTTGCCCGACGAAATTATCCCGTATGAACTGATCACTCAGGAAGACCCGGACCATGTTTACTAA